The Candidatus Thorarchaeota archaeon DNA segment TTGACGGCGCGAGCACAAGGGCTGGGAGATCTGCCCAAGAAATATGGATTGGTACGCGAGGAGGTCTGACGATGGGGTTCAGATACAAAGGTTATGCTGGAAAGTACTTGGATGTAGATCTTGACAAAGGCAAGGTCCACATCAAGGACATGGAAGAAGAATGGGCGCTCCTTTACCTAGGTGGCACCGGCATTTCATCAAAGATACTATGGGATAGAACAGGCCCGGAGACCCATCCCCTTTCACCGGACAATATCCTGATTGTTGGGACAGGACCCCTGACAGGAAGCATGTTCTCACCATCAGGGCGATTCATGTTCTCGGGGATGAGTCCACAAACCGGGATATGGGCTGAAAGTCATTCAGGAGGTTTCTTCGGTCCTGAGATGAAATACGCAGGATTTGACTTCATCATACTCAATGGTCGTTCACCCGACCCTGTGTACCTCTACCTCAACGATGGCAACGCGGAGCTCAAAGATGCGTCAGACATGTGGGGGCGGGAAACAGACACTACAACCGACATGATCCGTGAACAACACAAGGATCCGTCGATTGAGACTGCCACCATCGGCCCAGCTGGTGAGAATGGAGTCCTCTATGGATGTATCATAGTCGATTATTACAGAGCTGCCGGACGTACAGGGCTCGGAACTGTGATGGGCTCCAAGAATGTTAAGGCAATAGCGGCCAGCGGTGCACTAGGTCTGGAAGCGCACGACATGGATGCATATCTGGAAGCCAATGAGGAGGAGTTGGCGAAAGTCAATGATGAGCTGTGGGAGAGCTCAATCGCTTCCCTGCGCAAATACGGTACAACCGACCTCGTTGCGATGATCAACGAAATAGGCAGATTACCAACCAAGAATCACTGGACAGGTTTCTACGAAGATGCTGATGACATTGGTCCAGAAATAATCGCAAACAGGTATCGAATCAATCAGGAAGCCTGCTATGGTTGTGGAATCGGTTGTAAGTATGTCTTTCGTGTGAAAGAAGGAAGATTCTCTCGAGGGCCAACAGGCGGGCCGGAATATGAAACACTGATGGCTTTTGGCAGCAATTGTTTGAACAACGACATAGAATCCATCTTCCACTTAGGAACGCGGTGTGACCTACTGGGTATGGATACGATTTCTGCGGGCAAGACGATTGGTTTTGCAATGGAGCTCTGGGAAAAAGGCATCATTGACGAAGAAGACACAGGTGGATTAGATCTTTCATGGGGCAACGTTGATACAATGGTCGAACTTGTGGAGATGATTGCTAATCGCGAAGGTTTTGGTGAGCTGCTATCGAAGGGCACACGACAAGCCGCAAAGGCAATAGGTGATGATGCTTGGAAATATGCAGTTCATGTCAAGGGCTTAGAAGCATCGGGACAAGATCCGCGTGCACATCAGTCGGTTGGACTCACTTACGCGACTAATGTGAGGGGAGCGGATCATCTGAGAAGTTTGTCAAGCTTGGAAGAACTGGGTTATCCTGAAGTTATCAATCACCGATTTGGAAAGGAGAAATTCGAAGAAATCAGCAAAATAACGTCTCCCGTGTACAAAGGTGAGGTTATCAAAGATATCGAAGATCTGTACGCACTGGTAGACTCAGCAGTCATTTGCAAATACGGTACTATGTGGCCGCCAATATACTACTTCGACACCTTCACCAATGTAATTCCACCCTTAACTGGAATGAGCCAGTGGGGAGATCCTGAATTTGTTAGAACAGCGGCCGAACGGATATGTCATCTCAGAAGGTCGTACAATCACAGGCTCGGAATCACACGTGAACAGGAGACACTCCCAAGAAGATTGCTCAAGGAGCCCATGCCCACTGGCCCTGCGAAAGGTGGTCTTCCCGATTTAGATTACATGCTCGATGAGTACTATGAGCTGAGAGGATGCGACAAAGAGACAGGACTACCGAAAAAGGAGAAACTCCGTGAACTTGGACTCGAATATGTATATCATGACCTTGCCAGACGGGGAATGATGTAAGTTACTAGGACATTTAGATTGAGCCTATTGCGTCCAGCTTAACTGAAGGCCTAGAGAATGGCCTATGTTCAACAACATGATCCATTGTTTCTTGGCTAAGATTCTCCTCTATGTACTCTTCAAGCCATTGACGTACAAATGTCGTTTCGTGGGAATGACATCTTATTGCGGGAAGAATCCTATCAGTCAGAAAATTCAACAGCCCGTATAGTTCCTGGGCTATGGAGTAGTAGCCACCATTCCGCTCTTCGCAGGTATACCACGCCTTGTCAATAATTTCTCTACAGAGTTTAGCGTCACTTTCTGAAAAGTCACTTTCGAGTAGACTATCAAAGGCATCTGCAACTGTCTGTGGTGGTTTCCTGTTGAACCTCCC contains these protein-coding regions:
- a CDS encoding aldehyde ferredoxin oxidoreductase family protein produces the protein MGFRYKGYAGKYLDVDLDKGKVHIKDMEEEWALLYLGGTGISSKILWDRTGPETHPLSPDNILIVGTGPLTGSMFSPSGRFMFSGMSPQTGIWAESHSGGFFGPEMKYAGFDFIILNGRSPDPVYLYLNDGNAELKDASDMWGRETDTTTDMIREQHKDPSIETATIGPAGENGVLYGCIIVDYYRAAGRTGLGTVMGSKNVKAIAASGALGLEAHDMDAYLEANEEELAKVNDELWESSIASLRKYGTTDLVAMINEIGRLPTKNHWTGFYEDADDIGPEIIANRYRINQEACYGCGIGCKYVFRVKEGRFSRGPTGGPEYETLMAFGSNCLNNDIESIFHLGTRCDLLGMDTISAGKTIGFAMELWEKGIIDEEDTGGLDLSWGNVDTMVELVEMIANREGFGELLSKGTRQAAKAIGDDAWKYAVHVKGLEASGQDPRAHQSVGLTYATNVRGADHLRSLSSLEELGYPEVINHRFGKEKFEEISKITSPVYKGEVIKDIEDLYALVDSAVICKYGTMWPPIYYFDTFTNVIPPLTGMSQWGDPEFVRTAAERICHLRRSYNHRLGITREQETLPRRLLKEPMPTGPAKGGLPDLDYMLDEYYELRGCDKETGLPKKEKLRELGLEYVYHDLARRGMM